Part of the Notamacropus eugenii isolate mMacEug1 chromosome 5, mMacEug1.pri_v2, whole genome shotgun sequence genome is shown below.
TGTTAAATGTATTATAACAAAGGAAATTTTCAAGAGTTCTCCCCAATGATGACTAAGGCAGAGAAAAATAAGCTGCTAACAGTGAATCCTGGAGCTGGATTAAAAGAACCAATAATTAGGAATGAAGATAGTCAGGAGCCAACTGAGTAATAGATTTTAAAGCAGGGGTCAGAAGTTAGCAGCCGGGGAAGtagtataataaatattacataaCTTGTATACAACTTGACTTCTAAAGATAATATGTAATCCTTCAGTAAATCCAACTAGTCTTTATCAAGCTATGTCCACCTGAGCTAAGAAACTATTGTACCGTAAGATTTTTTTAAGGACTAAAAAATCCTACAGTAAATCTCTCAAGTGGATGTTAGGTGACATTCAGAAAACAGTAATGGTTAGGTGAAAAAAATGTTGGTAGAAGAAAATTTCAAGTGCTCAGTTTGGTGTACCACATTTCTAGAAAACATGCCTGGGTCCTGACTGGGGAAAAAACGTTTCTAATGCctcaattcttcctttctttttgacaGGCATCTGATAATTCATTAAGACAGTAAGGAAACTGCCCAAAAAACAGTCAGCCAGAGATGTAGCTTTGAAGCAATAGGAGTAAGGGGTGGGGACTGAGGTGATCAACAAAACGTGCATACCTTTGGCAGGGTAGTACTAACTGCAAAAACAACCCCCCAAACCCATAATTGCTCCCCCTTCCTAACTCCACCTCCCTAGTTAATACTACATGAACACAAAAGTACAAGAGTTCTTTCTTAAATGTCTTTATAACAGTTAAAAATAGATTATACActtaaagaatttaaatttatCTAAACCCAAAGTAATGTAAACCACTCATACAATCTAAAAAGAGGTATAGATAGCCCTTACAGGGCAAATGTCAACTATTACTCCATAATATAGGCAATTTCCAATTATCCAAGGTAATGGATATAATTACAAGTTAGTATAACAGAAAGCAATGAACTGAAAGCTGGAGTTTCAATTCCTATTTTGCCTCTAATTTGTACATTatgtctgaacctcagtttcctcatttaaaatggAGTGAGATTAGTTTGATCTTAAAACTAcattagctctaaaattctatcatGTCTATTATTGACAGTCTGATAACACTCATTTACATTGGAATGTGGGAtacattaaataattttttctttgcccAAGCATATAATCTAATTTTGTTAGGTAAGGCTGATGATGTACATCTCAGCATGGCAAAACAGATGGCAGAGAAACATCCCTAAACAATGGTAGGTAAAAGAGATATTAACCTCACATTGAACACTTGACCTGAGTGGAACCCAAACTGTATAATCAACTCAGATAAatcataaaaatgttaatttaaaaatttttaaagtccttagaGATCAGTTATTCAGTAAccatattttgcagataaggaaaatgaagcctagAGGTTAGATGTGCCTAAAGACATATAAATAACTGAACAGTAAAGCCAACCCCTAACTCCTACGATTCTTAACACAGCTTAACCCTGATCATTTCAGCAACCAAACTGGGGCTATGACACTTCTCTAttttgaatgaataatgaatcttacaaaaatttaaaaattttttacttaGTATTTCTGTACAATGTATGTGAATTTTCTAAGCAGTTTATTTTAGTGCACTATTTATTCATAGTTAGAGCTAAAAGCTTTGTCTTGAATTCGTAAGACCATTCGTCGTGCATAAAAATCCCTATACTCCTCTGGTAGTTCATCAAGTGTTTTTAAGGCTCTGTCCAAAATCTGTATAGCTCTTGAGGCTGCTGTAGGATCTTTGTTTCCATAGGTGTCTGTCTTATCATAGCACTCAGAAGAAAGGTGCTTCCAAAAAACATTCACTCCTACTCCAAACTCTTCTGAAATCACATTATGGAACCATAAAGCtggagaaagtttaaaaaaatatataagttaaaaataaacttgcaacttaaaaaaaccaaaatgtcaGTGAAATATCACAAATTGAATGTAGCCAATGTAAGAAATAATTCCCACATCGAGCTTCCTTCGTTAGCACAATCCCAGCCTTTAATAGAATCACGTTAACTTTTGTGGAATGCCAACCAATTTAAAGTGTCAATGGCATAGTCCTTACTTTCCAAACCTTTGGCAAAAGcaaattttccttttaacttGAAAGGCTTAATAAAGTTCTATTTGTTTTGTAGTTCTGCAGTTTGGGCCTGTGGTTTTTTGTTACTTGTTTACATTTCTCCAGAATACAACCACATCAAAGCTCCTACTTTTGGTAGACAGGACATTTCCATTATTTGAGGAGTATCTCTGACCTTGGATTCAGTGCAGCAATCTGTTTCAGTTATAATTTGGTTTTTGTAACTTGGTTAAATTTGCATTTAATGTACCCTTCTTGGTTTTATATTTCTGTTGCGATTATAGTTGTCCTACTGCTTttagatcatttaaaataaaaaccaatagTAAAGGCAAATATTTTGTGGGTGGAGAGGATGAATGAAATTTCATTACAGTTTTATGACTAAAGCATTTTTAGCAACTTGCTCCTCTACCAAATGGATATGAGGTTAGCTACTGGAATTTCAATTGAGCCTCAAAAACTCTCAGCATTAGAGGAATATAAAAATGCTACAGCAATATCCTAACAAttacaattataaaaataattataacaaaatatatttcaataatatGAAATTGAGTATAGAAGAAACTTGGGAACTCACCCTCAAGAGttcttttaaaaagcacaataaTAATTTTGTTAATGTTACTTTTAAACACAATTTTGTTACACCGGAAGATGTAAATAGCACAAAATATATAGCATGTAAAAATTCAGTTCAATCTTCAAAATAAGGGGGGaaaagtaggttttttttttctttttaaatcatgttGTGAATACTGAGGAAATTATGCAACAAAAGTACTACCAACTGAAAGTTGATGTACTATCTTGTTCTAAGGAACACGAAGCCTTTAACTAAATCATCACAGATATTTAAATTTTGGGTAATACTGTGAGTACTGGGGGGGAGGCCCCCTAAACAGTGCATATAGATAGTCACCAAAAATGTTTTTCACGTAATATTAATTCAACTATATAAGACACATTAAAAAACCCTAAATTTTGGTCTCAACTATGAGTGTATAATTCTTTTGAGTTAAAAAGCTTTAAGATTAATTACAGATGCAATTAATTAGATTACATTGCTCACCAAGTACATGAGGATGATATGGATTTTAAAAGTAAAGCTTGTTTATTGTACAAAGAAATGAGAACTCCTCAATCCACAAAAATAATGCATGTCAAAGGTACCAGAAATATTATGATTAGAAAAGACCAACATTATCAGAAGAGAAATATTCATGTTCTTTGACTAATTTCTTCTACAAGTAAGATATAAAAATCATTGGTAAATAAATTATATTCACAGGCTACGCAGAAAATTCATAAGACTATATGATTTTAAATAATCAAGGCATTTTCCTGCAGTTTTACCAAGCTGCTAGATAGCTGTATATATTCTTTTAATATATGACAAAGTAATTttagttatatatttttaaattaagctaGTCTCTCAAAAATGACATAATTTTGGAAGGCTCTGTCTTACTGCCAATCATCTAGGAAACACAGCATAAGATATAATTTTGTACTGTAAATGCAAACCAAGAGTGATGGACAAGGACACTGTTTATAAATAGCATGTTAGTGAATTTTAGAAATCTTACCAGGAATGAACAATACATCCCCTGCTTCAAGAACACATTCAAACCTTCTGGCTTTGAAAAATAGTGGGTATTTATTCAGATCTGGGTTATCCAAATTAAGCACCTCTGATTTAGTACCTGAAAAGTTATGAAAAAGATAATACAGATTTAacaaagttgtattttttttgttaaagcaATCACCAATACAAGTTTGAAACTGTGTTCTCTACTATATAGTGCAATTATGATGTTCACATTGGGAGAACAATTACTATTCTGCTGAAACCTAAGACAATTTTCAGTGACCTACCCTCCCATTACATCCACTGAGGCTGATGTAACATAATTAAAGTATGAATCCAATAATCTAGTTCTTCATATAGTCTATCATTACACATACACTCTTATACAAAGGAGACTACAATGAATCATAATTAGAAAGAAGCTCCAAGATTTTTTCTATTGAAATGCAGATTCAGGTCTCTAAAGAAATATAACTGAATAAACTAGACAGCAAAAATGTTGGCTTAAAGTATAATAGAATACATACCTGATAAATACAAATACTGGGCATCTCGAGGACTGAACAACACAACACGCTTTTTTCCTGTCACTTGGATTAAGAAATTATCCATAACCTAAAAGTCCAATAAGCACTATCAGTAACTTcttaaaatgcaaaaacaaaaatctggGACTAATGGGATTTCATTAATCAAATCAAGAATTCATTCCAAATACTAGTCTTTAGCCCAAAGTTCTCTTTTAATCCATGCTTCAAAATACCTAAAATTCTTAACAATACAGGAGAGGTGAATTTGTATTCAGGACACAATGGTTCCTATAACCATCCTGTGATATTTTTGCATACGATTTTGGTGAAAAAAAGCAATGGCCCAGATGTTAGGGACTAGAGAATCAATAGGCTAGAACAACAGAGGCGCAGATTGTGGTCTTCACTTTACCTGTGGGTGACCTATAACACAGTATTAAGTCAATTTCTCTGTAGACTCAGTTTTTCTCTACAGAAAATGTGGGGTAATTAAAGCAACTCTACCTATCTAGGAGACAAAATGAGGGTGACAAATTCAAAGAATATACAGTAGAAAGCAAGTTATTTTTTAGTAAGCACTGTTGAGTTTTATTATACATAGTCAATCTGCCTTTACTTTCTTTAATTAAGTAGGCAAAACAGGGTTTCTAACTTCCTTTTATATGAAGTCAATCTGGAAAATTCACCAATGCAATTACTAATATAATTTGCAGTTTCCTGTTGATCCAAGTTACCCCCTTTTTGGTGTGAATTATTAAAAGTGCTAACATGCAGAGTGACATATTTGCCtactaaagcatttttttaatcaaaaagaGAAACCCACAATACAAATAATATGTATCACCTCTATCTAACCATTTCTCTTTCAGTCAACTAGAGGAACATTAATCTTTTTATCCACAAGGGCCTAATTATGCATTTTGCAGTTATAATTTAAATTTCCCAAATTTTTACTTGAAATTTAAATAAAGTTACACATTACTTTTTATATTCAGGTAAAGATTTAGTATGGCTATAAAAATTTAGAACAAATTCACAAGTATAATGCAATTATGTGAACCACTTTTAATAATCAGAAACTACATCATTTTCTACTACAGCAGCTAAGGGGACAAAACCATTTGGGCAACCATTCCCTTGACACATAAAGAAAAACCTATAACTGCTTGAAGCTGACTCTTGTTcttataaaatctttaaaatgaaacagtctAGATTTTAGTCCGTCTGATGTCACTGAAGAATGCTGAAAATCACCTGAGAAATCTGTAAGCTGAATTTAAAACAAAGTGATATGAGGCAGGAAACTATTCCTTTATATTATAGGAATTTTAAGTTTGACTTTAACACGTGTTGCAAAACTACTGCATGATAAACTGCCTCTTGCCCTGTCTCCACTCAGCTCCACcaaattggaaacaaaatcaaaaacaaaaatccaccATCAGATTCTTCTATTTTCTGATTTTTAGACAGACATCTTGGGATAAGAAACATCAATAAAGTGAATGAATTACTACACAAATTAATATTCAGTGTACCATGCTGGATTgccatgagttttaaatttcacATTTATGTTGCATACTTACATCATAGTGAGTCCAAAGCTGTAATCCTGC
Proteins encoded:
- the TYW5 gene encoding tRNA wybutosine-synthesizing protein 5 isoform X3, with translation MDFISKNFVYRTLPFDKFVQRAAENKHKEFFISEDEKYYLRSLGEDPRKDVADIRKQFPLLEGDIKIPEFFEKKQFFSSVFRISSAGLQLWTHYDVMDNFLIQVTGKKRVVLFSPRDAQYLYLSGTKSEVLNLDNPDLNKYPLFFKARRFECVLEAGDVLFIPALWFHNVISEEFGVGVNVFWKHLSSECYDKTDTYGNKDPTAASRAIQILDRALKTLDELPEEYRDFYARRMVLRIQDKAFSSNYE
- the TYW5 gene encoding tRNA wybutosine-synthesizing protein 5 isoform X1 translates to MASRIPVPQLQGVTREEFLQRIYPQRKPVVLKGIDLGSCTSRWTVDYISQLGGTEEVKIHVSAVPQMDFISKNFVYRTLPFDKFVQRAAENKHKEFFISEDEKYYLRSLGEDPRKDVADIRKQFPLLEGDIKIPEFFEKKQFFSSVFRISSAGLQLWTHYDVMDNFLIQVTGKKRVVLFSPRDAQYLYLSGTKSEVLNLDNPDLNKYPLFFKARRFECVLEAGDVLFIPALWFHNVISEEFGVGVNVFWKHLSSECYDKTDTYGNKDPTAASRAIQILDRALKTLDELPEEYRDFYARRMVLRIQDKAFSSNYE
- the TYW5 gene encoding tRNA wybutosine-synthesizing protein 5 isoform X2 → MASRIPVPQLQGVTREEFLQRIYPQRKPVVLKGIDLGSCTSRWTVDYISQLGGTEEVKIHVSAVPQMDFISKNFVYRTLPFDKFVQRAAENKHKEFFISEDVADIRKQFPLLEGDIKIPEFFEKKQFFSSVFRISSAGLQLWTHYDVMDNFLIQVTGKKRVVLFSPRDAQYLYLSGTKSEVLNLDNPDLNKYPLFFKARRFECVLEAGDVLFIPALWFHNVISEEFGVGVNVFWKHLSSECYDKTDTYGNKDPTAASRAIQILDRALKTLDELPEEYRDFYARRMVLRIQDKAFSSNYE